One Gordonia sp. SID5947 genomic region harbors:
- a CDS encoding FadD3 family acyl-CoA ligase: MEAILTTPAALRRAAQTWPDRPALVDEQWPDHPAVNLTWVEFAEAVRTFAAALVASGIHAGDRVALWSPNSHHWPVAALGVHYAGATLVPLNTRYTSGEAVEIIERSDARAVVVSGEFLGGNHLGDLLGEHAAAMPEVVVGVTLGASSSVPDGAVEWSEFLARATETTLAEADARADAVAPTDISDILFTSGTTGKSKGVLAEHQQTMAGSHAWGSNGRLSADDRYLMVNPYFHTFGYKAGILPCTLFGAAMLPLAVYSPTEAMKLADAQRVTVFPGAPTIFQTILDDPARPDHDLSSLRLVVTGAAIVPVVLIERLQSDLGVDTVVTAYGLTEASGFVSTCTPDDDDQTVATTCGRAFEGMEIRLSDEGEVLARGKMVMRGYLDDEAATKETIDADGWLHTGDIGTIDDRGNLTITDRLKDMYISGGFNVYPAEVEQTLARLEGVTESAVIGVPDERLGEVGRAYLTLRDGVELDEAAVIAYCKIHLANFKVPRSVVFVESFPRNAAGKILKRNLT; this comes from the coding sequence ATGGAGGCGATCCTGACGACCCCGGCTGCCCTGCGCCGGGCCGCACAGACCTGGCCCGACCGACCCGCCCTCGTCGACGAGCAGTGGCCGGACCACCCCGCGGTCAACCTGACCTGGGTGGAGTTCGCCGAGGCCGTCCGTACCTTCGCGGCAGCGCTCGTGGCATCCGGCATCCATGCGGGCGACCGGGTCGCCCTCTGGTCACCGAACAGTCATCACTGGCCGGTCGCGGCGCTGGGTGTCCACTATGCGGGCGCCACGCTGGTCCCGCTGAACACGCGCTACACCAGTGGCGAAGCGGTCGAGATCATCGAGCGTTCCGACGCTCGGGCCGTCGTGGTCTCCGGCGAGTTCCTGGGCGGCAACCACCTCGGCGATCTCCTCGGCGAGCACGCAGCCGCGATGCCCGAGGTGGTCGTCGGCGTGACGCTGGGCGCGTCGTCGTCGGTGCCCGACGGCGCTGTCGAGTGGTCGGAGTTCCTGGCCCGCGCCACCGAGACCACTCTGGCCGAGGCAGATGCCCGGGCCGATGCCGTGGCCCCCACCGACATCTCCGACATCCTGTTCACCTCGGGCACCACCGGGAAGTCGAAAGGGGTGCTGGCCGAACATCAGCAGACGATGGCCGGCTCGCACGCATGGGGCTCCAACGGCCGGCTCTCCGCCGACGACCGGTACCTCATGGTCAATCCGTACTTCCACACCTTCGGCTACAAGGCGGGCATCCTGCCGTGCACCTTGTTCGGCGCCGCGATGCTGCCGCTGGCGGTCTATTCACCGACCGAGGCGATGAAACTGGCCGACGCCCAACGTGTCACCGTGTTCCCCGGTGCGCCGACCATCTTCCAGACCATCCTCGACGACCCGGCCCGCCCCGATCACGACCTGTCGTCGTTGCGACTGGTGGTCACCGGCGCGGCCATCGTCCCGGTGGTCCTCATCGAACGTCTGCAGAGCGACCTCGGCGTCGACACGGTCGTCACCGCGTACGGACTGACCGAGGCCAGCGGATTCGTGTCCACCTGCACCCCCGACGACGATGACCAGACCGTCGCCACCACGTGTGGCCGCGCCTTCGAGGGCATGGAGATCCGGCTGTCGGACGAGGGCGAGGTCCTCGCGCGCGGCAAGATGGTGATGCGCGGCTACCTCGACGACGAGGCCGCCACCAAGGAGACGATCGACGCCGACGGCTGGCTGCACACCGGCGACATCGGGACCATCGACGATCGCGGCAACCTCACCATCACCGACCGCCTCAAGGACATGTACATCTCAGGTGGGTTCAACGTCTATCCCGCCGAGGTCGAGCAGACACTGGCGCGGCTGGAAGGCGTCACCGAATCCGCCGTGATCGGCGTCCCGGACGAACGCCTCGGTGAGGTCGGGCGCGCCTACCTCACCCTGCGCGACGGCGTCGAACTGGACGAGGCGGCGGTGATCGCCTACTGCAAGATCCACCTCGCCAACTTCAAGGTCCCGCGCTCGGTGGTGTTCGTGGAATCCTTCCCCCGCAACGCCGCCGGCAAGATCCTCAAGCGCAACCTCACCTAG
- a CDS encoding acyl-CoA dehydrogenase family protein, giving the protein MTSINLADRSVDLGEWARTTSDAAETFATAVRAWLDENLAGEFAHLKGRGGPGSEHEFFDDRLAWDRHLARSGWTCLGWPTRYGGRGATLEQRIIFHQEYARANAPARVNHLGEELLGPTLIEYGTEEQKERFLPGIVDVTELWAQGYSEPGAGSDLAGVSTSARLDDDKWVINGQKVWTSLAHVAQWCFVICRTEKGSSRHKGLSFLLVPIDQPGVTVRPIQQLTGTSEFNEVFFDDAVADADLIVGEPGDGWKVAMGLLQFERGVSTLGQQVGFDRELRNLIEIAESTGAAKNPEIASRITRAWIGLKVMRAHAQRTLSGDIVSEAGQASVAKLLWANWHRDLGELAMAVVGAPSLIAPAETVEGVANDITDPDKVELDDWQRLFLFTRADTIYGGSNEVQRNIISERVLGLPREAR; this is encoded by the coding sequence ATGACCTCGATCAACCTTGCCGATCGGTCGGTTGACCTCGGCGAATGGGCGCGCACGACGTCGGATGCGGCGGAGACGTTCGCGACCGCGGTGCGCGCCTGGCTCGACGAGAACCTCGCAGGCGAGTTCGCGCACCTCAAGGGGCGCGGTGGGCCGGGCAGCGAACACGAGTTCTTCGACGACCGGCTGGCCTGGGACCGGCATCTGGCCCGTTCGGGCTGGACCTGCCTCGGCTGGCCGACCCGCTACGGCGGACGCGGCGCCACGCTGGAACAGCGCATCATCTTCCACCAGGAGTACGCGCGGGCCAATGCCCCGGCACGCGTCAATCACCTCGGTGAGGAGTTGCTCGGCCCGACGCTGATCGAATACGGCACCGAGGAGCAGAAGGAGCGCTTCCTGCCGGGCATCGTCGACGTCACCGAACTGTGGGCCCAGGGCTACTCCGAGCCCGGTGCGGGCTCCGACCTCGCCGGGGTGTCCACCAGCGCGCGCCTCGACGACGACAAGTGGGTCATCAACGGTCAGAAGGTGTGGACGTCGCTCGCGCACGTCGCCCAATGGTGCTTTGTCATCTGCCGCACCGAGAAGGGCTCGAGCCGGCACAAAGGTCTGAGCTTTCTGCTGGTCCCGATCGATCAGCCGGGCGTGACCGTCCGGCCGATCCAACAGCTCACCGGCACATCAGAGTTCAACGAGGTCTTCTTCGACGACGCGGTCGCCGACGCCGACCTCATCGTCGGCGAGCCGGGCGACGGGTGGAAGGTCGCGATGGGCCTGCTGCAGTTCGAGCGCGGCGTCTCCACGCTCGGCCAGCAGGTCGGATTCGACCGGGAACTGCGCAATCTGATCGAGATCGCCGAATCCACCGGGGCCGCAAAGAATCCGGAGATCGCATCGCGGATCACCCGCGCCTGGATCGGGCTGAAGGTGATGCGGGCGCACGCGCAACGCACCCTGTCCGGCGACATCGTCTCCGAGGCAGGCCAGGCGTCGGTCGCAAAGCTGCTGTGGGCCAACTGGCATCGCGATCTCGGTGAACTCGCGATGGCCGTGGTCGGCGCTCCGTCGCTGATCGCTCCCGCCGAGACCGTCGAGGGCGTCGCCAACGACATCACCGACCCCGACAAGGTCGAACTCGACGACTGGCAACGACTCTTCTTGTTCACCCGCGCCGACACCATCTACGGCGGGTCGAACGAAGTGCAACGCAACATCATCTCCGAGCGTGTGCTCGGTCTACCGCGAGAGGCCCGCTAG
- a CDS encoding SDR family oxidoreductase, which translates to MSETTVAQNRSPLATAPEETPGHGLLLGRKVVVTAAAGTGIGFATARRALLEGADVVISDWHERRLGEARDKLASEFADQTVGQVVCNVQESAEVDALISTAAGELGRIDVLVNNAGLGGETPVADMTDEEWDRVLDITLNGTFRATRAALRYFRDVEHGGVIVNNASVLGWRAQRGQAHYAAAKAGVMALTRCSAVEAADFGVRINAIAPSIAKHPFLAKVTSDELLDELASREAYGRAAEVWEVAATVAMLASDYTTYLTGEVVSISSQRA; encoded by the coding sequence GTGTCTGAAACCACTGTCGCACAAAACCGCTCACCGCTGGCCACCGCGCCAGAGGAGACGCCCGGGCACGGCCTGCTGCTCGGCCGCAAAGTGGTGGTGACCGCGGCCGCGGGCACCGGGATCGGCTTCGCGACGGCGCGTCGTGCGCTGCTCGAGGGTGCCGACGTGGTGATCAGCGATTGGCATGAACGACGGCTGGGGGAAGCCCGCGACAAGCTGGCGTCCGAGTTCGCCGACCAGACGGTCGGGCAGGTCGTGTGCAACGTCCAGGAATCCGCCGAGGTCGACGCGCTCATCTCCACCGCCGCAGGCGAACTCGGACGCATCGACGTCCTGGTGAACAATGCCGGACTCGGCGGTGAGACCCCGGTGGCGGACATGACCGACGAAGAATGGGACCGCGTCCTCGACATCACGCTCAACGGCACCTTCCGCGCCACCAGGGCCGCCCTGCGCTACTTCCGCGACGTCGAACACGGCGGCGTGATCGTCAACAACGCGTCGGTGCTCGGCTGGCGTGCACAGCGGGGTCAGGCGCACTATGCGGCCGCCAAGGCAGGCGTCATGGCGCTCACCCGATGCTCCGCGGTGGAGGCCGCCGACTTCGGCGTGCGTATCAACGCCATCGCCCCGTCGATCGCCAAGCACCCGTTCCTCGCCAAGGTCACCAGCGACGAACTCCTCGACGAACTCGCGTCGCGCGAGGCATACGGCCGTGCCGCCGAGGTATGGGAGGTGGCCGCGACCGTCGCCATGCTCGCCAGCGACTACACCACCTACCTCACCGGCGAGGTCGTCTCGATCTCCAGCCAAAGGGCTTAG
- a CDS encoding acetyl-CoA C-acetyltransferase — protein MSTPQAYIVDAVRTPVGKRNGSLAKVHPADMGAHVMSSIIDRTGIDPNVVDDVVFGCVDAIGPQAGNIARTAWLAAGLPLDIPGTTVDRQCGSSQQAIHFAAQGVLSGTQDVVLAGGVQNMSAIPISQAMIAGQEFGFTTPTAESVGWRERFGDVAISQFNGADMMATQWDISREDMERWSLQSHQRAKQAIAEGRFDSELVALGDCVVDECPRETSLEKMAGLDPLAEGSRLTAAVASQICDGASATLVVSENALKEYGLTPRARIHHLSVRGADPVMMLSAPIPATAYALKKTGLSIDDIDVIEINEAFASVVLAWLKETGADPAKVNPNGGGIALGHPLGATGAKLFATLLNELERTGGRYGLQTMCEGGGTANVTIIERLS, from the coding sequence ATGTCCACACCCCAGGCCTACATCGTCGACGCCGTCCGGACGCCGGTCGGGAAGCGTAACGGCTCGCTCGCCAAGGTCCACCCAGCGGACATGGGTGCGCACGTCATGTCCTCGATCATCGATCGCACCGGCATCGACCCGAATGTCGTCGACGACGTCGTCTTCGGCTGTGTCGACGCCATCGGCCCGCAGGCCGGCAACATCGCGCGTACCGCATGGCTGGCCGCCGGTCTGCCGCTGGACATCCCCGGCACCACCGTCGACCGCCAGTGCGGTTCGTCGCAGCAGGCCATCCATTTCGCGGCGCAGGGTGTGCTGAGCGGCACCCAGGACGTGGTGCTCGCGGGTGGTGTCCAGAACATGAGCGCCATCCCGATCTCACAGGCGATGATCGCGGGCCAGGAATTCGGGTTCACCACGCCGACCGCGGAATCCGTGGGCTGGCGCGAACGGTTCGGGGACGTCGCGATCTCCCAGTTCAACGGCGCCGACATGATGGCGACGCAGTGGGACATCAGCCGTGAGGACATGGAGCGCTGGTCGCTGCAGTCGCATCAGCGGGCCAAGCAGGCCATCGCCGAGGGGCGGTTCGACTCCGAACTCGTCGCCCTCGGTGACTGCGTGGTCGACGAATGCCCGCGTGAGACGTCGCTGGAGAAGATGGCCGGCCTCGATCCGCTCGCCGAGGGCTCGCGGCTGACCGCGGCCGTCGCGTCGCAGATCTGCGACGGTGCGTCGGCAACCCTCGTGGTCTCGGAGAATGCGCTCAAGGAGTACGGCCTCACGCCGCGGGCCCGTATCCACCATCTGTCGGTGCGGGGCGCCGATCCGGTGATGATGCTGTCGGCGCCGATCCCGGCGACCGCGTACGCGCTCAAGAAGACCGGGTTGTCGATCGACGACATCGACGTGATCGAGATCAACGAAGCCTTCGCGTCGGTGGTGCTGGCCTGGCTCAAGGAGACGGGCGCCGACCCGGCGAAGGTCAATCCGAACGGCGGCGGCATCGCTCTCGGCCATCCGCTCGGCGCGACCGGGGCCAAGCTGTTCGCGACCCTGCTCAACGAACTCGAGCGCACCGGTGGACGTTACGGACTGCAGACGATGTGCGAGGGCGGCGGCACCGCGAACGTCACCATCATCGAACGCCTGTCCTGA
- a CDS encoding TetR family transcriptional regulator, producing the protein MAPRGTVSGSTRRDELLTTAGKMFAEQGLRSTTVRDIADAAGILSGSLYHHFDSKESIVDEILRGFLDDLFARYRVIADAGLTATETLRGLIVSSFEAIDEQRNAVAIYQDEAKRLAGQERFGYIEERNTEFRQLWHAVLRRGVDHGEFRADLDVELAYRFLRDTVWVAVRWYRPGGALSADDIAGQYLSIVLDGILPR; encoded by the coding sequence ATGGCACCCCGCGGCACCGTCTCCGGATCGACTCGACGCGACGAACTGCTGACCACGGCGGGCAAGATGTTCGCCGAGCAGGGTTTGCGCTCCACCACCGTGCGTGACATCGCCGACGCCGCCGGAATCCTGTCCGGCAGCCTGTACCACCACTTCGATTCCAAGGAATCCATCGTCGACGAGATCCTGCGCGGCTTTCTCGACGACCTCTTCGCACGGTATCGGGTGATCGCCGACGCCGGACTGACCGCCACCGAGACGTTGCGCGGTCTCATCGTCTCGTCGTTCGAGGCCATCGATGAGCAGCGCAACGCTGTCGCGATCTATCAGGACGAAGCCAAACGGCTTGCCGGACAAGAACGTTTCGGCTACATCGAAGAACGCAACACCGAGTTCCGGCAGCTCTGGCACGCCGTCTTGCGCAGGGGAGTCGACCACGGCGAATTCCGCGCCGACCTAGATGTCGAGCTGGCCTATCGCTTCCTTCGTGACACCGTCTGGGTGGCCGTGCGCTGGTATCGACCGGGCGGTGCGCTCTCGGCCGACGACATCGCCGGTCAGTATCTGTCGATCGTCCTCGACGGGATCCTGCCGCGCTGA
- a CDS encoding TetR family transcriptional regulator yields the protein MPRPTRRPAIREAALDLAAIGGNHAVTHQAVDRHLSLPRGSTSYYFRTRDALISAAAGHLVERSRAAFAEQMSDEAVRARPGDLIADYLDDLLTTRRRDALARHGLLQDPSVLPDTREKLARCFFSVDAATDLMRDRACDDAGAAADVFITVLEGIVFTYTYGVRRDHGRVRGELAEQLRPLVVAALRITDASGR from the coding sequence GTGCCTCGCCCCACCCGTCGTCCCGCGATCCGCGAGGCAGCTCTCGATCTGGCCGCGATCGGCGGCAATCACGCCGTGACCCATCAGGCGGTGGACCGTCACCTGTCGTTGCCGCGCGGTTCGACCTCCTACTACTTCCGCACCCGGGATGCGCTGATCTCCGCGGCTGCCGGGCATCTCGTCGAACGGTCGCGAGCAGCATTCGCCGAGCAGATGTCCGACGAGGCAGTGCGGGCTCGTCCCGGTGACCTCATCGCCGACTACCTCGACGACCTGCTCACCACCCGCCGTCGCGACGCGCTCGCCCGTCATGGACTGCTGCAGGATCCGTCGGTGCTCCCCGATACACGGGAGAAATTGGCCAGGTGCTTCTTCTCCGTGGACGCCGCGACCGATCTGATGCGAGACCGAGCGTGTGATGACGCCGGAGCAGCGGCCGACGTGTTCATCACGGTCCTCGAAGGGATCGTCTTCACCTACACGTACGGCGTGCGGCGCGACCACGGCCGGGTGCGGGGCGAGCTGGCAGAACAGTTGCGGCCGCTCGTCGTCGCTGCCCTCCGGATCACCGACGCGAGTGGGCGTTGA